From a single Okeanomitos corallinicola TIOX110 genomic region:
- a CDS encoding Fic family protein: MSNFARAGRYVEQPGKYKAFIPNPLPPLPEIKIDQEMWQILSQADLALGRLDGSTDALPNPDLFVFMYIRKEAVLSSQIEGTQASLMDILEFEAKAIEPDNPQDIAEVVNYIASVNHGLERLTDLPVSLRLIKEIHKKLMNGVRGSERDPGEFRRTQNWIGAGGCSLNNATYVPPPPYEMNQALDNLEKFLHDSTPIPALIKIGLAHAQFETIHPFLDGNGRTGRLLITFLLCEQNILKRPLLYISYYFKKHRTEYYDRLQAVRDNGNWEDWLKFFLRGVYEVAQEASATARKIVSMKEEHRQLVLNEMGRRSGNAITLLESLYFKPIVAVENVQEIIQLSYPNANTLIKEMCDLGLLQEITGQKRNRVFAYQPFLDVFKE; encoded by the coding sequence ATGAGCAATTTTGCCAGAGCAGGTAGATATGTAGAACAACCTGGAAAATATAAAGCTTTTATACCTAATCCATTACCCCCTCTACCTGAAATCAAGATAGATCAAGAGATGTGGCAAATCCTATCTCAAGCAGATTTAGCATTAGGTCGCCTAGATGGTTCTACTGATGCCTTACCTAATCCAGATTTATTCGTATTCATGTATATTCGTAAGGAAGCCGTTCTTTCTAGTCAAATTGAAGGTACACAAGCCTCACTGATGGATATTTTGGAGTTTGAAGCTAAAGCGATAGAACCAGATAATCCTCAAGATATAGCCGAAGTAGTTAACTACATTGCATCTGTTAATCATGGTCTTGAAAGGTTAACTGATTTACCTGTATCTCTCAGGCTAATTAAGGAAATCCACAAAAAGTTAATGAATGGAGTAAGGGGATCTGAGCGTGATCCTGGAGAGTTTCGCCGTACTCAAAATTGGATTGGTGCTGGAGGTTGTTCCTTGAATAATGCTACTTATGTTCCTCCACCTCCATACGAAATGAACCAAGCTCTAGACAATTTAGAAAAATTTCTCCACGATTCAACACCAATACCTGCATTGATTAAAATTGGATTAGCTCATGCTCAGTTTGAAACAATTCACCCTTTTCTTGATGGTAACGGGAGAACTGGTCGTCTACTCATCACTTTTTTACTATGTGAACAAAATATACTGAAACGACCATTATTGTATATATCTTACTATTTCAAAAAACATCGTACTGAATACTATGACCGTCTTCAAGCGGTGAGAGATAATGGTAACTGGGAAGACTGGCTTAAATTTTTCTTACGTGGAGTCTATGAAGTTGCTCAAGAAGCATCTGCAACTGCTCGCAAAATAGTCAGTATGAAAGAAGAACATCGCCAGTTAGTGTTAAATGAAATGGGTCGTCGTTCAGGTAATGCAATAACTTTACTAGAAAGCCTCTATTTCAAACCAATTGTCGCTGTAGAAAATGTGCAGGAAATAATTCAATTATCGTATCCTAATGCAAATACACTAATAAAAGAAATGTGTGATTTAGGTTTACTCCAAGAAATTACGGGACAAAAGCGTAATCGAGTCTTTGCTTACCAACCATTTCTAGATGTGTTCAAAGAATAG